A genomic window from Myxococcales bacterium includes:
- a CDS encoding AMP-binding protein: MPLSHIAEQVVSIHGPMAAGGCTYFAESMEKLGDNLREVRPHSFVGVPRVWEKIQAKMVDAGAKNPRLKKKIAVWARKQGLAGGYADQGGRAGPCCTTWPTPSSSRRCGPRSASIGVDSPSRRRRPFRGAPSSSSSASASR, from the coding sequence TTGCCCCTCAGCCACATCGCCGAGCAGGTCGTGAGCATCCACGGGCCGATGGCGGCTGGAGGGTGCACGTATTTTGCCGAGAGCATGGAGAAGCTCGGCGACAACCTGCGCGAGGTTCGACCGCACTCCTTCGTCGGCGTCCCGCGGGTCTGGGAGAAGATCCAGGCCAAGATGGTCGACGCGGGGGCCAAGAACCCGCGCCTCAAGAAGAAGATTGCGGTTTGGGCGCGCAAGCAAGGTTTGGCCGGCGGTTACGCCGATCAAGGCGGGAGGGCCGGCCCCTGTTGTACGACGTGGCCAACGCCCTCGTCTTCTCGAAGGTGCGGGCCGCGCTCGGCCTCGATCGGTGTCGATTCGCCATCACGTCGGCGGCGCCCATTTCGCGGGGCACCCTCGAGTTCTTCCTCAGCCTCGGCATCCCGCTGA
- a CDS encoding AMP-binding protein, producing MADLAAIYAGGFPAGIYTTNTPDQCQYIADHSDSAVVVVEDQAQLAKFLAVSDRLPKVKAFVVMQGKPQAEGRLHLRPGARARPGRTRSGSRSAHRCAEARRRVHAHLHLGHDR from the coding sequence GTGGCCGACCTGGCGGCGATCTACGCCGGCGGGTTCCCGGCGGGCATCTACACGACCAACACCCCCGATCAGTGCCAATACATCGCCGACCACAGCGACTCGGCCGTGGTCGTCGTCGAGGACCAGGCGCAGCTCGCCAAGTTCCTTGCGGTCAGCGACCGTCTGCCGAAGGTCAAGGCGTTCGTCGTGATGCAGGGCAAGCCGCAGGCGGAAGGGCGTCTGCACCTTCGACCAGGTGCTCGAGCTCGGCCAGGACGTACCCGAAGCGGATCTCGAAGCGCGCATCGCTGCGCAGAAGCCCGACGACGTGTGCACGCTCATCTACACCTCGGGCACGACCGGTGA